One part of the Rutidosis leptorrhynchoides isolate AG116_Rl617_1_P2 chromosome 1, CSIRO_AGI_Rlap_v1, whole genome shotgun sequence genome encodes these proteins:
- the LOC139876251 gene encoding scarecrow-like protein 34, which translates to MVMEDPHFHEYNDYINDFSLDHENTLSVFDQISSNQSTGYRFRDEPLDLSFLDVHSPVPNHGPSTVNLSPQINSPDEFEDSVSKFLDQILVEENLESKQSLVHDSFVWQPPFESPEEITYGSSSEYGAYSSTSGEPQWVRSDSFDTKSSVTQTPSLEYNRFSTASVTTNDVNDTMDSVNAHMLQSMLSDSESMVWYKKGMDEASKFLPVVAPIVIDLEQYNLPSNSSREVEVKSELVEMDNSPNGSNGFRGRKHFQLEDSDYEDERISKQSAVYEDEEAELSEMFDRILLCTNAKGEPTYLPNNIQPTYKTWNAPSWRPGPTSLDVRTLLINCAQSVAADDRKIANEQLKLIKQHTSPTGNASQRLTHIFALALEARLAGTGSQLYASQKVTKISAFEKLKAFQAYVAACPFKKNEIYFANRTIIEAASASSTLHIVDFGIDYGFQWPILIKHLADRPRGPPKLRITGIEFPQPGFRPAERVEETGRRLATCCERFKVPFEYNAISMQNWEMINIEDLKLQRNEFLAVNALARFENLLDETSVKDNNPRDRVLKLIRDMKPDIFVHSVVNGSYGASSFFVTRFKEALFHYSSLFDMFDATLERDNEQRLNYEREFYGRQVLNVIACEGPERVERPETYKQWQVRHSSAGFKAKRMDRELVSILKSKVKIGYHKDFVFDEDGKWMLQGWKGRILYAISCWVPT; encoded by the coding sequence ATGGTTATGGAGGATCCACATTTTCATGAATACAATGACTACATCAATGATTTTTCATTAGATCATGAGAATACATTATCTGTATTCGATCAAATATCTAGTAATCAAAGTACTGGTTATAGGTTTAGAGATGAACCTTTAGATCTTAGCTTCTTAGATGTTCATTCACCTGTTCCCAATCATGGCCCCAGTACAGTGAATTTATCCCCCCAAATTAACTCTCCTGATGAGTTTGAAGATTCAGTTTCCAAGTTTTTGGACCAAATTCTCGTGGAAGAGAATTTGGAGAGTAAACAGAGTTTGGTTCATGATTCTTTCGTATGGCAACCGCCTTTTGAAAGCCCGGAAGAGATCACTTACGGGAGTTCAAGTGAGTACGGTGCGTACAGTAGTACAAGTGGTGAACCACAGTGGGTTAGGAGTGATTCGTTTGATACTAAATCGTCAGTTACACAAACTCCGTCGCTTGAATACAATCGTTTTTCTACAGCTAGTGTTACAACTAATGATGTTAACGACACAATGGATTCAGTTAACGCACATATGTTACAAAGTATGTTAAGTGATAGTGAGTCTATGGTGTGGTACAAGAAAGGGATGGACGAAGCGAGTAAATTTCTTCCTGTTGTTGCACCTATAGTTATCGATTTGGAACAATATAACTTGCCGTCCAATTCATCTCGTGAAGTTGAAGTGAAATCTGAACTAGTCGAGATGGATAACTCACCAAACGGGTCTAACGGGTTCAGGGGTCGAAAGCATTTTCAATTGGAGGACAGTGATTATGAAGACGAAAGGATTAGCAAACAGTCTGCAGTTTATGAAGATGAAGAAGCTGAGTTGTCTGAGATGTTTGATCGAATTCTTCTTTGTACAAACGCAAAAGGCGAGCCTACATATCTTCCTAATAATATTCAGCCTACATATAAAACTTGGAACGCGCCTTCTTGGAGACCGGGACCCACAAGTCTCGACGTTCGAACTCTTTTGATCAACTGTGCACAGTCAGTTGCTGCTGATGATCGTAAGATTGCAAACGAACAGTTAAAGCTGATAAAACAGCATACGTCTCCTACTGGAAACGCTTCACAAAGGCTGACTCATATCTTTGCGCTTGCTTTAGAGGCACGCTTAGCTGGCACTGGGTCCCAGCTATACGCGTCTCAAAAGGTTACAAAAATATCGGCTTTTGAAAAGTTAAAAGCCTTTCAGGCTTACGTCGCAGCCTGCCCTTTTAAAAAGAACGAGATTTACTTTGCTAACAGAACAATTATTGAAGCAGCTTCAGCTTCATCCACTCTTCATATTGTAGACTTTGGTATCGATTATGGTTTTCAGTGGCCGATACTTATCAAACACCTTGCGGATCGACCCAGGGGCCCACCCAAATTGAGAATTACAGGAATAGAGTTTCCACAGCCTGGTTTCCGGCCAGCGGAAAGAGTAGAGGAAACGGGACGTCGATTGGCTACTTGTTGTGAGCGGTTTAAGGTTCCGTTTGAGTACAATGCTATATCAATGCAAAATTGGGAAATGATCAATATTGAAGATCTTAAGCTTCAAAGAAACGAGTTTCTTGCTGTGAATGCACTTGCTCGGTTCGAGAATTTGCTTGATGAGACATCGGTTAAGGATAATAATCCAAGGGATAGGGTTTTGAAGTTGATTAGAGACATGAAACCTGATATTTTTGTTCATTCTGTTGTTAATGGATCTTATGGTGCGTCGTCGTTCTTTGTTACCCGTTTCAAAGAAGCTCTTTTTCACTACTCGTCTTTGTTCGATATGTTTGATGCAACGTTAGAGCGTGATAATGAGCAAAGACTAAATTACGAGAGAGAATTCTATGGGCGTCAAGTTTTGAATGTGATTGCGTGTGAAGGTCCCGAGAGGGTAGAACGACCCGAAACTTACAAGCAGTGGCAAGTTCGACACTCGAGTGCTGGGTTCAAGGCTAAACGAATGGATCGGGAGCTCGTTTCAATTTTGAAGTCTAAAGTGAAGATCGGTTATCATAAAGATTTTGTGTTTGATGAAGATGGCAAGTGGATGCTACAGGGTTGGAAAGGCAGGATTCTCTATGCAATTTCATGTTGGGTACCAACATGA